The following are encoded in a window of Phaseolus vulgaris cultivar G19833 chromosome 3, P. vulgaris v2.0, whole genome shotgun sequence genomic DNA:
- the LOC137805875 gene encoding transcription factor MYB1-like, translating to MGRSPCCSKEGLNRGAWTAHEDKILREYIRVHGEGRWRNLPKRAGLKRCGKSCRLRWLNYLRPDIKRGNITSDEEELIIRLHKLLGNRWSLIAGRLPGRTDNEIKNYWNTNLGKKVKDGHKTSTTCRRPSNENSTQNPMSLPKDSHLVRTKATKCTKVFFPHPSMLQLPNKSEEEEEHEEEEEERIVDAVVSDQMELTTNNNGFLSFPNEEKELSTDMLTDFNVGDICLSDLLDSDFSNIYNFTCTTNAVHNNNNDNQLFSPCSDQPYPVCSDELLKNWKQSNFADETNASNNLHSFISFLETSEERVGQS from the exons atgGGGAGAAGCCCTTGTTGTTCAAAGGAGGGTTTGAATAGAGGTGCTTGGACAGCTCATGAAGACAAAATCCTCAGAGAATACATTAGGGTCCATGGGGAAGGAAGATGGAGAAACCTTCCCAAAAGAGCAG GTTTGAAAAGATGTGGGAAAAGTTGCAGACTTCGATGGCTCAATTATCTCAGACCTGATATTAAGAGAGGCAATATAACCTCAGATGAAGAAGAGCTCATTATCAGACTCCACAAACTCCTGGGAAACAG ATGGTCTTTAATAGCAGGGAGGCTTCCAGGACGAACAGACAATGAAATAAAGAATTATTGGAACACCAATTTAGGTAAAAAGGTGAAAGATGGTCACAAAACCTCAACCACTTGTCGTAGACCAAGCAATGAAAACAGCACACAGAATCCAATGTCTCTTCCTAAAGATTCCCACCTCGTCCGTACAAAAGCCACCAAGTGCACTAAGGTGTTTTTCCCTCACCCATCAATGCTGCAACTGCCCAACAAGTccgaggaagaagaagaacatgaagaagaagaagaagaaaggattgTGGATGCTGTAGTAAGTGACCAAATGGAACTCACTACGAACAACAATGGGTTCCTGTCGTTTCCCAATGAAGAAAAAGAGCTCTCAACAGACATGCTCACAGATTTCAACGTGGGGGATATCTGCTTGTCTGATCTTCTGGACTCCGATTTCTCCAATATCTACAACTTCACCTGTACTACCAACGCTGttcacaacaacaacaacgacAACCAGTTATTCTCTCCTTGTTCCGACCAACCTTATCCCGTGTGCTCTGATGAACTTCTCAAGAACTGGAAGCAAAGCAATTTTGCAGACGAAACCAATGCTTCAAACAACCTTCATTCTTTCATTTCGTTCCTCGAGACCAGCGAGGAAAGAGTAGGACAATCATAA